The following proteins are co-located in the Pseudomonas cavernae genome:
- the azu gene encoding azurin: MLRQLVTLSALVLASAQVFAAECAVTVNSTDQMSYDTQAIQVSKSCKTFTVNLTHDGKLPKNVMGHNWVLSKAADMQAVATDGMAAGLDNSYLKSGDARVIAHTKVIGGGEKDSVSFDVAKLSVGEQYMFFCSFPGHVAMMKGTVTLVD; encoded by the coding sequence ATGCTTCGCCAACTTGTTACCCTATCCGCGCTGGTGCTGGCCAGCGCCCAGGTGTTCGCCGCCGAATGTGCGGTCACGGTGAATTCCACCGATCAGATGAGCTACGACACTCAAGCCATCCAGGTCAGCAAGAGCTGCAAGACCTTCACGGTGAACCTCACCCATGACGGCAAGCTGCCGAAGAACGTGATGGGCCACAACTGGGTGCTAAGCAAGGCCGCCGACATGCAGGCCGTCGCCACCGACGGCATGGCCGCCGGGCTCGACAACAGCTATCTGAAGTCGGGAGACGCGCGGGTGATCGCGCACACCAAGGTCATCGGCGGCGGTGAGAAGGACTCGGTGAGTTTCGATGTCGCCAAGCTGAGCGTCGGTGAGCAGTACATGTTCTTCTGCTCCTTCCCCGGCCATGTGGCGATGATGAAGGGCACGGTGACCCTGGTCGACTGA